Proteins co-encoded in one Methanobrevibacter gottschalkii DSM 11977 genomic window:
- a CDS encoding formylmethanofuran dehydrogenase subunit A, giving the protein MMEYILKNGIVYDPANEINGEKKDVMFKDGIIVDDVSSDAKVLDVTDKIVMPAGIDPHAHIAGPKLVVGRLYRPEDSRRGVTQKTKVLRSESGFSIPSCPATGYRYSRLGYGTVVEAAMPPLEAKHTHEEIATIPQLDIPALPLFGNNWFVMEYAKDNNIEDIAAFVAAWLKISKGYGIKIVNPCGSEAWGWGMNVHGVNDKAPYFDVTSKEVVVALAKANEMLNLPHSIHIHPNDLGHPGNVPTTLETMDAVKNIKKGSKAAEIRDQVMHLCHLQFHAYTGNSWKDAASGAEELTKYINKHDHVTCDVGQITFDETTTMTADAPMEYDLFKLSGLKWTNKDIECETAAGIIPCIYSPKNPVNTLQWAIGLELFLQIEDPWKVCLTTDHPNAGPFTRYPRIISWLMSNQRRMEMIENREVHKWAEKRTTLATLDREYDFYDIATITRSAPAKIYGFTDRGALTPGYRADIAVYDINPNEIDPSRQAADIEKGFNIADYTIKDGQILVKDKEIVKVKESQNMWVNVKGWEQNEQKVIDNIMPFFTQYYSVKWENYPVHDHYVSNPIRIDVDGK; this is encoded by the coding sequence ATAATGGAATATATTCTTAAAAATGGTATTGTCTACGACCCAGCTAATGAAATTAACGGTGAGAAAAAGGACGTCATGTTTAAAGATGGTATTATTGTAGATGACGTATCCTCAGATGCTAAAGTCTTAGACGTTACCGATAAAATAGTCATGCCGGCAGGTATTGACCCTCACGCACACATTGCAGGTCCTAAACTTGTAGTTGGAAGATTATACAGACCTGAAGATTCCAGAAGAGGTGTTACTCAAAAAACCAAAGTATTAAGATCCGAATCTGGTTTCTCCATCCCAAGTTGTCCTGCAACTGGTTACAGATACTCAAGATTAGGTTACGGTACTGTTGTTGAAGCAGCTATGCCTCCTCTTGAAGCAAAACACACTCACGAAGAAATTGCAACTATTCCTCAATTAGATATTCCAGCTTTACCATTATTCGGTAACAACTGGTTTGTAATGGAATATGCAAAAGATAACAATATTGAAGATATCGCAGCATTTGTAGCTGCATGGTTAAAAATCTCCAAAGGTTACGGAATTAAAATCGTAAATCCATGTGGAAGTGAAGCATGGGGTTGGGGTATGAACGTACATGGTGTAAATGATAAAGCACCTTACTTTGACGTAACTTCCAAAGAAGTTGTTGTTGCTTTAGCAAAAGCTAACGAAATGTTAAACTTACCTCACTCTATTCACATTCACCCTAATGACTTAGGACACCCTGGTAATGTACCAACTACTCTTGAAACTATGGATGCAGTTAAAAACATTAAAAAAGGTTCTAAAGCTGCTGAAATCAGAGATCAAGTTATGCACCTTTGTCACTTACAATTCCATGCATATACTGGTAACAGTTGGAAAGATGCTGCATCTGGTGCAGAAGAACTTACTAAGTACATTAACAAACATGATCATGTTACTTGTGATGTAGGTCAAATTACTTTCGATGAAACTACTACTATGACTGCAGATGCTCCTATGGAGTACGATTTATTCAAATTATCTGGTTTAAAATGGACTAACAAAGATATTGAATGTGAAACTGCAGCAGGTATTATTCCATGTATTTACTCACCTAAAAACCCTGTTAACACTTTACAATGGGCTATTGGTCTTGAATTGTTCTTACAAATTGAGGATCCATGGAAAGTATGTTTAACTACTGACCACCCTAACGCAGGTCCGTTCACCAGATATCCTAGAATCATCTCTTGGTTAATGAGTAACCAAAGAAGAATGGAAATGATTGAAAACAGAGAAGTTCACAAATGGGCAGAAAAAAGAACTACTCTTGCAACTCTCGACAGAGAATACGATTTCTATGATATTGCTACTATTACAAGATCTGCTCCTGCTAAAATCTACGGATTTACAGATAGAGGTGCACTTACCCCTGGCTACAGAGCAGACATTGCTGTATATGATATTAATCCTAATGAGATTGACCCATCCAGACAAGCTGCTGACATCGAAAAAGGTTTCAACATAGCTGATTACACTATTAAAGATGGTCAAATCTTAGTAAAAGATAAAGAAATTGTAAAAGTTAAAGAAAGTCAAAACATGTGGGTTAACGTAAAAGGATGGGAACAAAACGAGCAAAAAGTTATTGATAACATAATGCCGTTCTTTACCCAATATTACTCAGTCAAATGGGAAAACTACCCAGTACATGACCATTACGTATCCAACCCAATTAGAATAGATGTTGATGGTAAATAG
- a CDS encoding formylmethanofuran dehydrogenase subunit C, with protein MFNLKTITFDQIKTSSIALEFDEVIPDEIFSWTEADFAKYQVPIGNSRFPITDFFDITVEGDAAGPDEVKMILNGDLNRVKYIGCKMSGGDIVCNSSVDLHVGAEMSGGSILVKGNAAAHAGREMSGGYLEIEGNTKEFTGASYIGEWRGMTGGQIVVGGNAGKQCGECLTGGRIHVKGNCDILAGIHMTKGIIEIDGDVNRWPGGQMKNGNIIIHGFLGRLLEGFVLDGVVENPEIEGTTFEGKYIKYTGDIGLNGKGNLYLGAEANKEKLASYGEIDDEYTSIREYRNL; from the coding sequence GTGTTTAATTTGAAAACAATAACATTTGATCAAATAAAAACTTCTTCAATCGCTTTAGAATTCGATGAAGTAATTCCTGATGAAATTTTTTCATGGACTGAAGCTGATTTTGCAAAATATCAAGTTCCTATTGGAAATTCTAGATTCCCAATTACTGACTTCTTCGACATTACTGTTGAAGGGGATGCTGCTGGACCTGATGAAGTTAAAATGATTCTCAACGGTGATTTAAACAGAGTAAAATACATTGGTTGTAAAATGAGTGGTGGAGACATCGTCTGTAACAGTAGTGTAGATTTACATGTGGGTGCAGAAATGTCTGGCGGATCCATTCTTGTTAAAGGTAATGCGGCTGCTCATGCTGGAAGAGAAATGTCTGGAGGATACCTTGAAATCGAAGGTAATACTAAAGAATTCACTGGTGCTTCTTACATTGGTGAATGGAGAGGTATGACTGGAGGACAAATTGTTGTTGGCGGCAATGCTGGTAAACAATGTGGTGAATGTTTAACTGGTGGAAGAATTCACGTTAAAGGTAATTGTGATATCTTAGCCGGTATTCACATGACTAAAGGTATTATTGAAATTGACGGTGACGTAAACCGTTGGCCTGGCGGACAAATGAAAAACGGTAACATCATTATTCACGGATTCCTTGGAAGATTACTTGAAGGTTTTGTTCTTGATGGTGTTGTGGAAAATCCTGAAATCGAAGGTACTACTTTCGAAGGTAAATATATTAAATATACTGGAGATATTGGTCTTAATGGTAAAGGTAACCTTTACTTAGGTGCTGAAGCTAACAAAGAAAAATTGGCATCTTATGGTGAAATTGACGACGAATATACTTCAATTAGAGAATATAGGAATTTATAA
- a CDS encoding DUF2097 domain-containing protein, translating into MIEEIEMTFDEVLSYVKTKVDVGDVLEISYNRIFAPGEVLGFTEEDDMTGEGFRVGLQLNGEILNQSIEIDFNEIEDDLIEMRHITDEKELIIEIL; encoded by the coding sequence ATGATAGAAGAAATTGAAATGACTTTTGATGAAGTATTAAGTTATGTTAAAACTAAAGTGGATGTTGGTGATGTTTTAGAAATTTCTTATAATCGTATTTTTGCTCCTGGTGAAGTTTTAGGATTCACAGAAGAAGATGATATGACAGGAGAAGGTTTTAGAGTAGGTCTTCAATTAAATGGTGAAATTTTAAATCAATCTATTGAAATTGATTTTAATGAAATTGAAGATGATTTAATTGAAATGCGTCATATTACTGACGAAAAAGAACTTATTATAGAAATTTTGTAA
- a CDS encoding DUF2097 family protein produces MKELKLTTKEAVNYLKENVDIHDRIEISYNRIFAEGEILNMDFSEYFGKPGFKMLISLDESHLGATVEIDVYEVEDDIIEFNHYPKDGEEVDVTVI; encoded by the coding sequence ATGAAAGAATTAAAATTAACAACAAAAGAAGCTGTAAATTACTTAAAGGAAAATGTTGACATTCATGATAGGATTGAAATTTCATATAATAGAATTTTCGCTGAAGGTGAAATATTAAATATGGACTTTTCTGAATATTTTGGGAAACCAGGTTTTAAAATGTTAATTTCTCTTGATGAAAGTCATTTAGGAGCTACTGTTGAAATAGATGTTTATGAAGTTGAAGATGATATTATTGAATTTAATCATTATCCTAAAGATGGTGAAGAGGTAGATGTAACTGTAATTTAG
- a CDS encoding DUF128 domain-containing protein yields MSESEHRMIEILRILSEQEKPTGSKLIADELKNKGFNLGERAVRYHMQILDEKGFTERIGNSGRKITKLGLEKLEKGLIYDQVDFIYSKFEEMIYLTDFNYMTQEGKVVVNTSTIYNEESVDIIKNIIQSDLSVSPYVNLNRIGNNGEMEVTTLCGTTIDGVLLNEGIPSQPKYGGLLKIEDSEPVKFTELISYKKTSVPPLEAFSAKGCTSIMDVVENGEGIIPANFRLIPGIGREKAINIINKLDKIGIGGVIAISEEEKDILGLSVPEGMVGISIVGGITPFCAVQEQNQDIEIKIAEEIKDFKTLSPITSKIKPVLKDIKPTPQQKISFLLSKTWNLIQQVNFDIEKRKGDIISNVSFIDKDKIDKSLSVMEETYNDNPKYINPYYKLINHPTNDSKIGIATICSLSIDGILIDNGVMSNPKYGGLLELTEPPLFIDLISYNGSTEDPHKIFLAKNMTSITRNNGSNKILASFKEIPYISREHSVQLLEILNNIGFSIYKIGKPREVTYNAKADNYNFGIVTGSGLNTIGAIKEKGIDVEVKAIEKLLPFEKMDRL; encoded by the coding sequence ATGTCAGAATCGGAACATCGAATGATTGAAATTTTAAGGATACTGAGTGAACAGGAAAAACCTACTGGTTCCAAATTAATTGCTGATGAACTGAAAAACAAAGGATTTAATCTTGGCGAACGTGCAGTCAGATATCATATGCAGATATTAGATGAAAAAGGTTTTACTGAAAGAATTGGAAATTCTGGAAGAAAAATTACAAAACTTGGTCTTGAAAAATTAGAAAAAGGATTGATTTATGATCAAGTTGACTTCATTTATTCAAAATTTGAAGAAATGATATATTTAACTGACTTCAACTATATGACACAAGAAGGAAAAGTTGTTGTCAATACCTCCACCATCTATAATGAAGAATCAGTTGATATAATTAAAAATATTATCCAAAGTGACCTTTCTGTTAGCCCTTATGTTAATTTAAATCGTATTGGCAATAATGGTGAAATGGAAGTAACAACATTATGTGGAACAACAATTGATGGAGTGCTGCTTAATGAGGGAATTCCTTCACAACCAAAATATGGAGGACTACTAAAAATTGAAGATTCTGAACCTGTCAAATTTACTGAATTAATATCCTACAAAAAAACATCTGTTCCCCCACTTGAAGCATTTTCAGCAAAAGGATGCACATCAATCATGGATGTAGTTGAAAATGGTGAAGGAATTATACCTGCAAATTTCAGATTAATACCTGGAATCGGACGAGAAAAAGCTATAAATATCATTAATAAATTAGATAAAATAGGAATTGGTGGTGTAATAGCTATTTCTGAAGAAGAAAAAGATATTTTAGGACTTTCTGTACCTGAAGGAATGGTTGGAATATCAATAGTTGGTGGAATCACACCATTTTGTGCAGTTCAAGAACAGAATCAGGATATTGAAATAAAAATAGCAGAGGAAATTAAAGATTTTAAAACCTTGTCTCCAATAACCTCAAAGATTAAACCCGTTTTAAAAGATATAAAACCTACTCCTCAACAAAAAATATCATTTTTACTTTCAAAAACATGGAATTTGATACAACAAGTCAATTTTGACATTGAAAAACGAAAAGGAGATATCATATCCAATGTTTCTTTTATTGATAAAGATAAAATAGACAAATCATTATCTGTAATGGAAGAAACATACAATGATAATCCAAAATATATTAATCCTTATTATAAATTAATTAACCATCCAACTAATGATTCAAAAATAGGCATTGCAACAATCTGTAGTTTAAGTATTGATGGAATTTTAATAGACAATGGCGTCATGAGTAACCCAAAATATGGCGGTTTACTTGAACTGACCGAACCACCATTATTTATTGACCTAATTTCATACAACGGATCCACAGAAGATCCTCATAAAATATTTTTAGCTAAAAATATGACATCAATAACTAGGAATAATGGATCTAACAAAATTTTAGCTAGTTTTAAAGAGATACCATATATATCTCGTGAGCATAGTGTCCAACTTTTAGAGATTTTAAACAATATTGGATTTTCAATATATAAAATTGGAAAGCCAAGAGAAGTAACATACAATGCAAAAGCAGACAATTATAATTTTGGTATTGTTACAGGCAGTGGTTTAAATACTATTGGTGCAATAAAAGAAAAAGGAATTGATGTTGAAGTTAAAGCAATTGAAAAACTATTACCTTTTGAAAAAATGGATAGATTATAA
- the glnA gene encoding type I glutamate--ammonia ligase, whose translation MELDLMSDIPEEKIERITEIMKEDNIKFIRLQFVDINGTVKNIVIPFNPEDDMSELFNEGMLFDGSSIAGFVGINDSDLVLKPDINTYSRLSWRPEESATCRFICDVWTPEKKPFAGDPRGVLKKSLSHIAKMGLKYNIGPEPEFFIVDIDENGYPMPYDNAGYFDVEPLDKGPDFRRELTLNLEDLDFEVEASHHEVAPGQNEIAFKFKDALKTADAVITFKQAIKAIVDNMATFDQLDYRVTFMPKPFFGVSGSGMHCHQSVFKGDKNLFSDPDSENGLSKDALYFMGGLLKHAPAVTAITNPIVNSYKRLVPGYEAPVYRAYGLRNRSALIRVPAARGKATRIEYRSPDPACNPYLAFTVMLEAGIDGIVNKIDPGEPVELDIYSMSEEERIERGIKVLPTSLWEAYHSLEEDPLILNALGSHVSEKFLELKYKEWDEYRVQVFGYEQKKYLDI comes from the coding sequence ATGGAGCTTGATTTAATGAGCGATATCCCAGAAGAAAAAATCGAAAGAATAACCGAAATAATGAAAGAGGACAATATTAAATTTATCCGTTTACAATTTGTTGATATTAATGGTACTGTAAAAAACATTGTAATACCATTCAATCCTGAAGATGACATGAGTGAACTGTTCAACGAAGGTATGTTATTTGATGGTTCATCAATTGCAGGATTTGTTGGCATCAATGACAGTGATTTAGTTTTAAAACCAGATATTAACACATATTCAAGACTTTCATGGAGACCGGAGGAATCTGCAACATGCAGATTTATCTGTGATGTATGGACTCCTGAGAAAAAACCATTTGCAGGAGATCCAAGAGGAGTACTTAAAAAATCATTATCCCATATTGCAAAAATGGGATTAAAATACAATATTGGTCCTGAACCAGAATTCTTTATTGTAGACATTGATGAAAATGGATATCCTATGCCTTATGACAATGCAGGATACTTTGATGTTGAACCTCTCGATAAAGGACCTGACTTCAGAAGAGAATTAACATTAAACTTAGAAGATCTAGACTTTGAAGTTGAAGCATCCCACCATGAAGTAGCTCCCGGCCAAAATGAAATTGCATTTAAATTTAAAGATGCGCTTAAAACTGCAGACGCAGTAATTACATTTAAACAAGCAATTAAAGCTATTGTAGACAACATGGCGACTTTCGATCAATTAGATTATAGAGTAACATTTATGCCAAAACCGTTTTTCGGTGTAAGTGGCAGTGGAATGCACTGTCATCAATCCGTATTTAAAGGAGATAAAAACCTATTTTCAGACCCTGATTCTGAAAATGGACTTTCAAAAGATGCTCTTTACTTCATGGGAGGATTATTAAAACATGCCCCAGCAGTTACTGCTATTACCAACCCTATAGTAAATTCATATAAACGTTTAGTTCCGGGTTATGAAGCGCCGGTTTACAGAGCATATGGTCTTAGAAACAGATCTGCATTAATTAGAGTTCCGGCAGCACGTGGAAAAGCAACCCGTATTGAATATAGATCCCCTGATCCTGCATGTAACCCATACCTAGCATTTACTGTTATGCTTGAAGCGGGTATTGATGGTATTGTCAATAAGATTGACCCGGGTGAACCTGTAGAACTTGATATTTATAGCATGAGTGAAGAAGAAAGAATTGAAAGAGGAATTAAAGTCTTGCCAACAAGTTTATGGGAAGCATACCACTCACTTGAAGAAGATCCATTAATTCTTAATGCGTTAGGCTCTCATGTAAGTGAAAAATTCTTAGAACTTAAATACAAAGAATGGGATGAATACCGTGTTCAAGTATTTGGATACGAACAGAAAAAATATTTAGATATCTGA
- a CDS encoding HesA/MoeB/ThiF family protein: MPTRYIGDGYWEIVSRQMSIVTRSEQQKFKDTKITVIGCGGIGGQTIEMLARMGVGEIILVDEDSFDMSNLNRQNFANLNGIGIAKSEVAKDKVRLINPYVKVTGFNEHVDETNIDKIIGDSDIVIDALDNVLTRVISSRKAIEKKIPFIHGAIHGTLGQVTTFLPNTKSYEEMFNLPSFGKDLTEEVTESLKNITSGTPPVIGPTPNLIGCLQAMEAYKIITGVGKVTVAPKILTFDLLDLGSFLLEEI, translated from the coding sequence ATGCCAACAAGATATATAGGTGACGGATATTGGGAAATAGTCTCCCGTCAAATGAGTATTGTTACAAGAAGCGAACAACAAAAATTTAAAGATACTAAGATTACTGTGATTGGATGTGGTGGTATTGGAGGTCAAACCATTGAAATGCTTGCAAGAATGGGTGTTGGAGAAATTATTCTAGTTGATGAAGATTCCTTTGACATGTCAAACTTAAATAGGCAGAATTTTGCAAATTTAAATGGTATTGGAATAGCCAAAAGTGAAGTTGCAAAAGACAAAGTCAGGTTAATAAATCCATATGTAAAAGTAACTGGATTTAATGAACATGTCGATGAGACCAATATTGATAAGATTATTGGAGATTCAGACATTGTTATTGATGCTCTTGACAATGTCCTAACAAGAGTCATTTCATCAAGAAAAGCTATTGAGAAAAAAATTCCATTCATACATGGAGCCATTCATGGAACTCTTGGTCAAGTTACAACATTCTTGCCCAATACTAAAAGTTATGAAGAAATGTTCAACCTCCCATCATTTGGGAAAGACTTAACTGAAGAAGTCACTGAAAGTTTAAAAAATATTACATCAGGTACGCCGCCAGTTATCGGGCCAACCCCAAATTTAATTGGCTGTCTTCAAGCGATGGAAGCTTATAAAATCATTACTGGTGTTGGAAAAGTTACTGTTGCCCCAAAAATTTTAACATTTGATTTATTGGATTTAGGTTCATTTTTACTAGAAGAAATCTAA
- a CDS encoding aldo/keto reductase — protein MLYNTLGKTGLKVSRLGFGTMRLPTINSNADIDKQEASEMLSYGIENGINIIDTAYPYHSAGIDGNGNSEKFLGEFLKENNLRDEILLQTKSPSWLIEKKTDFEYYLDIQLEKLQTDYIDLYLLHSLTVPDWNKVHDLEVLDFLDDCLSSGKIKHVGFSSHIEIDYLIEILDEYPKWEVALTQMNYLDEYYQSGVMGLNYLKEINMGSMVMEPLRGGRLVQNIPNEVQELWSTAEKKRTPVEWALQYLWNRNDVDCVFSGMNSLNQVKENVRIASIEDKISENDQELIREVARTYRTFLGNSCTRCGYCMPCPHGVDIINCLTEYNIAHMMQNPKASAMQYFTLIDDDSRADSCINCGECIPFCTQMLNIPEELQKVYEYFGSEFNHF, from the coding sequence ATGTTATATAATACACTTGGAAAAACTGGTCTTAAAGTATCAAGACTTGGTTTTGGAACTATGAGATTGCCTACAATCAATTCCAATGCAGATATTGATAAGCAAGAAGCATCTGAAATGTTAAGTTATGGAATTGAAAATGGAATTAATATAATTGATACAGCTTACCCTTACCACAGCGCAGGAATCGACGGTAATGGAAACAGTGAAAAATTTCTTGGTGAATTTCTAAAAGAAAACAATTTAAGAGATGAAATCTTACTACAAACAAAATCACCATCCTGGTTAATAGAAAAGAAAACTGATTTTGAATATTATTTAGATATTCAACTTGAAAAATTGCAAACAGACTACATTGACCTTTATCTCCTACATTCACTAACCGTTCCGGATTGGAATAAGGTACATGATTTGGAAGTGCTTGATTTTTTAGATGATTGTTTAAGTAGTGGTAAAATCAAACATGTTGGATTTTCATCCCATATTGAAATAGATTATTTAATTGAAATACTTGATGAATATCCTAAATGGGAAGTTGCACTAACTCAGATGAATTATCTTGATGAGTATTACCAATCAGGTGTAATGGGCCTTAATTATTTAAAAGAAATCAATATGGGGAGTATGGTTATGGAACCTCTTCGTGGAGGAAGACTTGTTCAAAACATCCCCAATGAAGTTCAAGAATTATGGTCTACAGCAGAAAAGAAAAGAACTCCTGTTGAATGGGCATTGCAATATTTATGGAATAGAAATGATGTTGATTGTGTATTCAGCGGTATGAACAGTTTAAATCAAGTTAAAGAAAATGTTAGAATTGCATCTATTGAAGATAAAATAAGTGAAAATGATCAGGAATTGATAAGGGAAGTTGCAAGAACTTATAGAACTTTTCTTGGAAACAGTTGCACCCGGTGTGGTTACTGCATGCCTTGTCCGCATGGTGTTGATATAATAAATTGTTTAACTGAATATAATATTGCACACATGATGCAGAATCCTAAAGCTAGTGCTATGCAATATTTCACATTAATAGATGATGATTCAAGAGCAGATAGTTGTATAAACTGTGGAGAATGCATACCATTCTGTACACAAATGTTAAATATTCCAGAAGAACTTCAAAAAGTATACGAATACTTTGGTAGTGAATTTAATCATTTTTAA